Below is a genomic region from Spirosoma radiotolerans.
CCAGGCCTGGAGCGCCAACATCTTTACGACGGCTTCCGACATGTTTCCCAAACGGGCCGTTAGTTCCGTAGTGGGTATTGGAAGTATGGCGGGATCAGTTGGCGGCATTATCTTCCCCGAAATAGTCGGGCGGATTCTGGATAGTTACAAACAGGCGGGTGATGTTCAAAGTGGGTACGGCATCATTTTTCTGATGTGCGGATCAGCTTATTTGTTAGCCTGGCTGGTTATGCACCTGCTGGCCCCAAAAATGCAGCCCGTAACGCTGGGACAACCCGAATCGGAGCCCGTAGCGTAATTGACTGGGCTGGCGTTCAACGGCTAAAAACGCACATACTTTTTTGACTGCTGATGATTTATACAAAAACCAACTTGCCAGTCTGATTTCGTACTACTTCTTTACTCTATAGCGGTATAGCGGTTGAAATTGTTCGGTTTCACTATGGGGTTAGTTTTAAGAAGCTGGCACCACCTTGAGCTCGTCCGGGGGCTGTGCGGACACAGCCCCCGGAAAAGACAGAATCAAGCTGTATAACCGCACTGGAAAAATGACATACCGGGCAACGATCTGATTAATTTCCGATGGATTACGTCAGTAGGTTTTCAGAATAAACTATTTATAGCTATTTAGCAGGTTCATAACCCTGACCTATCCATTGCGTTTATTCGACATAATGGGCCAGTCGCTAGCTCTTCTTCAGCAACCGCTAATGATCCACTACACACATCCCAATCGAATCCTGATTGCCCTGGACTGCATCATTTTCGGGTACGATGGCGAACAACTGAAATTATTGCTCATTAAGCGCAACATGGAACCCGAGCAGGGCCGCTGGTCACTGATGGGTGGTTTTTTACACGAAAAAGAAGACCTTGAAGCCGCTGCCCAACGCATTTTATACGACCTCACAGGCCTGACCAATACTTATCTCGAACAGTTGCAAACGTTTGGTGCCGTGGCCCGCGATCCGGTTGAACGAACTATTTCGGTTGTTTACTACTCCCTGGTCAACATTCAGGATCAAGACATCAACGCAATCCGGGCGCACAATGCCTCCTGGGTCAATCTTGAGGAGAAACCAAATCTGATTTTCGACCATGACACGATGGTTGAGCAGGCACTTCGCCGACTACGGTACAAAGCTGCTCTACATGCCATCGGCTTTGAACTCCTGCCCGAAAAGTTTACCATCCCACAGCTTCAAAAATTGTATGAGGCCATCTATACCCGACAACTTGATCGCCGGAATTTCAGCCGAAAAATACTATCTACGGATCTGTTGATTGGTACGGGCGAGAAGGACACGACCTCGGTCACCAAGAAAGGGCAGCTGTATCGGCTGAACACGACGAAGTATCAGGAATACCTGACCGATTACGTCAGCTTTTTCCCAGAACTGACACTTTCCTAAGGGCTTAGGAAAATAATCACGTTTTCTCATGGAAATAGCCAAAGAATGTACTAGTATTGTGTCAGTTAAACACCATTCTAAAAGAACTCTTTTCCGATTTAACGACATGAGCTGACCCGACTGTTTATCAGCGTCATGAATCGAATCTAGCAATGAACGACTCATATGTTATTGGGGTGGATTTTGGCAGCGATTCCGTTAGGGCAT
It encodes:
- a CDS encoding NUDIX hydrolase, translating into MIHYTHPNRILIALDCIIFGYDGEQLKLLLIKRNMEPEQGRWSLMGGFLHEKEDLEAAAQRILYDLTGLTNTYLEQLQTFGAVARDPVERTISVVYYSLVNIQDQDINAIRAHNASWVNLEEKPNLIFDHDTMVEQALRRLRYKAALHAIGFELLPEKFTIPQLQKLYEAIYTRQLDRRNFSRKILSTDLLIGTGEKDTTSVTKKGQLYRLNTTKYQEYLTDYVSFFPELTLS